One genomic segment of Pleurodeles waltl isolate 20211129_DDA chromosome 11, aPleWal1.hap1.20221129, whole genome shotgun sequence includes these proteins:
- the LOC138265636 gene encoding C-C motif chemokine 20-like isoform X3, translated as MSPLQSMSELCLPSAFGRPCESPARTMTALNSRRLVLASCIVLGLLQLNCGGSAGDLDCCTSYSKKPLRLKVVSNFTIQSSSDVCDMDAVIFHTKKRFNVCANPEEPWVKGIVKALSKGNKKSKGKRGPGKSRKTNPRKQG; from the exons ATGTCCCCGCTTCAAAGCATGAGTGAACTGTGTCTACCTTCAGCCTTCGGCAGACCGTGCGAGAGTCCAGCGCGAACAATGACAGCTTTAAACAGCCGGCGTCTGGTTTTAGCTTCGTGCATCGTTCTAGGGTTGTTACAACTCAATTGTGGTGGTTCAGCTG GTGACCTGGATTGCTGTACCTCCTACTCAAAGAAGCCCCTGCGGCTGAAGGTAGTCAGCAATTTCACCATCCAGAGCTCGAGCGATGTCTGTGACATGGATGCAGTCAT ctttCATACAAAGAAACGGTTCAATGTGTGTGCCAACCCAGAAGAGCCATGGGTAAAAGGCATTGTTAAGGCCTTGAG CAAGGGAAACAAGAAGAGTAAGGGGAAGAGAGGTCCTGGCAAGAGTCGGAAAACCAACCCCCGTAAACAAGGCTAA
- the LOC138265636 gene encoding C-C motif chemokine 20-like isoform X2: protein MSPLQSMSELCLPSAFGRPCESPARTMTALNSRRLVLASCIVLGLLQLNCGGSAAQGDLDCCTSYSKKPLRLKVVSNFTIQSSSDVCDMDAVIFHTKKRFNVCANPEEPWVKGIVKALSKGNKKSKGKRGPGKSRKTNPRKQG, encoded by the exons ATGTCCCCGCTTCAAAGCATGAGTGAACTGTGTCTACCTTCAGCCTTCGGCAGACCGTGCGAGAGTCCAGCGCGAACAATGACAGCTTTAAACAGCCGGCGTCTGGTTTTAGCTTCGTGCATCGTTCTAGGGTTGTTACAACTCAATTGTGGTGGTTCAGC tgcacAAGGTGACCTGGATTGCTGTACCTCCTACTCAAAGAAGCCCCTGCGGCTGAAGGTAGTCAGCAATTTCACCATCCAGAGCTCGAGCGATGTCTGTGACATGGATGCAGTCAT ctttCATACAAAGAAACGGTTCAATGTGTGTGCCAACCCAGAAGAGCCATGGGTAAAAGGCATTGTTAAGGCCTTGAG CAAGGGAAACAAGAAGAGTAAGGGGAAGAGAGGTCCTGGCAAGAGTCGGAAAACCAACCCCCGTAAACAAGGCTAA